In Haloplanus rubicundus, one DNA window encodes the following:
- a CDS encoding DUF7118 family protein yields MSDAGNHVDRLRSARAELADARDAVADHGEGRLETVRDAHREATSLLDRYEGKATGTGDFRAFVQFQESFVELVEGLPEDLPAREAFEEANDLLDQRRLDEDDFARARDLLEPAADRAALLDARATAKERYETARRDARKRLRELDDRVDRLERLQRLGEADLDAPVERLRDPIESYDESVRAAWTDFRREASAREVLRVVEASEAYPLAAFPQPPDDLREYVETYPAGEESIPTLLKYADYSSSKLSHYVDDPGALRTRVATHRTYLERLDADPLTVSWPPPSADRLRYRAAELVSVVARFAPEEVVAKARRLRRLPDEVDYERLRETALARDELDDEERDRLERGAVEAELTAARDERERIEAALADTEAD; encoded by the coding sequence ATGAGCGACGCGGGGAATCACGTCGACCGGCTCCGGTCGGCCCGGGCCGAACTGGCCGACGCTCGGGACGCCGTCGCGGACCACGGCGAGGGCCGACTGGAGACGGTCCGGGACGCCCACCGCGAGGCGACGAGCCTCCTCGACCGCTACGAGGGCAAGGCGACCGGCACCGGCGACTTCCGTGCGTTCGTCCAGTTTCAGGAGTCGTTCGTCGAACTCGTCGAGGGCCTCCCCGAGGACCTGCCGGCCCGCGAGGCGTTCGAGGAGGCGAACGACCTGCTCGACCAGCGCCGCCTCGACGAGGACGACTTCGCACGGGCGCGTGACCTCCTGGAACCGGCGGCCGACCGCGCCGCCCTGCTCGACGCGCGGGCGACCGCCAAGGAGCGCTACGAAACGGCCCGCCGCGACGCCCGGAAACGGCTTCGGGAACTCGACGACCGGGTCGACCGGCTGGAACGCCTCCAGCGGCTCGGCGAGGCCGACCTCGACGCCCCCGTCGAGCGCCTGCGCGATCCGATCGAATCCTACGACGAGTCGGTGCGGGCGGCGTGGACTGACTTCCGGCGCGAGGCGAGCGCCCGCGAGGTCCTCCGCGTCGTCGAGGCGAGCGAGGCGTACCCGCTCGCGGCCTTCCCCCAACCGCCCGACGACCTCCGGGAGTACGTCGAGACGTATCCGGCGGGCGAGGAGTCCATCCCCACGCTCCTGAAGTACGCCGACTACTCGTCCTCGAAGCTCTCGCACTACGTCGACGACCCCGGTGCGCTCCGGACGCGCGTCGCCACCCACCGCACGTATCTCGAACGGCTGGACGCCGACCCACTGACGGTGTCGTGGCCGCCGCCGTCGGCCGACCGGCTCCGGTATCGGGCGGCCGAACTCGTCTCGGTCGTCGCCCGCTTCGCGCCCGAAGAGGTGGTCGCGAAGGCGCGTCGACTCCGCCGTCTCCCCGACGAGGTGGACTACGAACGCCTGCGCGAGACGGCGCTCGCCCGCGACGAACTCGACGACGAGGAGCGCGACCGACTCGAACGCGGGGCGGTCGAGGCGGAACTGACCGCCGCCCGCGACGAACGCGAGCGGATCGAGGCGGCGCTCGCGGACACCGAGGCCGACTAG
- the hisI gene encoding phosphoribosyl-AMP cyclohydrolase has product MTVDVDFGSDGLVPAVAQDADSGEVLMLAYASPEALERTRETGRAHYYSRSRDELWAKGATSGHVQSVREVRVDCDGDALLYLVDQEGGACHTGYRSCFYRTVEGETVGERVFDPDDVYEE; this is encoded by the coding sequence ATGACCGTCGACGTGGACTTCGGTTCGGACGGCCTCGTCCCCGCCGTCGCACAGGACGCCGACTCCGGCGAGGTGTTGATGCTGGCGTACGCCTCACCCGAGGCGCTCGAACGCACCCGCGAAACGGGACGGGCGCACTACTACTCCCGGAGCCGGGACGAACTCTGGGCCAAAGGCGCCACGAGCGGTCACGTCCAGTCCGTCCGGGAGGTTCGGGTGGATTGTGACGGCGACGCCCTCCTCTATCTCGTCGACCAGGAGGGCGGCGCCTGCCACACCGGCTACCGCTCCTGTTTCTACCGGACCGTCGAGGGGGAGACGGTCGGCGAACGCGTCTTCGACCCCGACGACGTGTACGAAGAATGA
- a CDS encoding bacterio-opsin activator domain-containing protein: MDTSQSRDIYAETLAVFDRREDRYEPLTTPEVAAELDANRRTVYKRLRTLVDRGAVETKEVGSNARVWWRRPDDGSSGQASQDEVHERELERRSRMMESAIDGIAITDDDGEYVYVNESHVDVYGYDDDEAFLGEHWELCYPESELDRFEAEIIPALYEEGAWRGEVTGQRKDGTTFPQDLSLTVADDGGIICVVRDVTERRAQERRLHDARRFNEELVENAPFGTFRLDEELRITYENPRAEEIIGLPDGEESSDAIGADISKLPPIVETGQADLFASLQDGETIEFEFPFESIYGKEAYFTGRAVPVYRDDEFDGAILMATDISERRQYERELREANQFNEELVENAPFGMFRLDEDLRITYENPRAEEIIGLPHGEESSDAIGVDIRKLPPIVETGQADLFSRLQEGETIEFEFPFESIYGKEAYFTGRAVPVYRDDEFDGAILMATDISERRQYERELERQREQLAALDELNDVVRGITEAVVEQSTREEIEQVVCDRLADSDSYRGAWIATVDSGAGLEPRAEAGVDGYLDALPFADDGGVPEEGLIGDAVRTGEMQLVRNVREDGRTDRMSEDARAVGYRSAAVIPVVHQGMVYDVLGVCSKRPDAFAEKEREMLGQLGDVIGHAIAAVDRKRALMSDEVVELEIRIPELLDGEHTADDTVSIDRVTPMGGDEYLVYGTAMGDGMETVRALGEDRSGWTELRTFDERDGEVRFEQHIADPSVASIVADFGGSVKRGVIEDGNYEASIQFPPGTDVRGVVEGLREAYPPLQVVSQRQVGRERPSSRHVLSALAEDLTERQRVALEAGYFGGFFEWPRHRSGEEVAESIGVGASTFHQHVRKAEQKLLDVVFAEL; the protein is encoded by the coding sequence ATGGACACGAGTCAGTCACGGGATATCTACGCGGAGACCTTGGCTGTCTTCGACCGGCGCGAGGATCGGTACGAACCGCTCACGACGCCCGAAGTGGCGGCCGAACTGGACGCGAACCGCCGGACGGTCTACAAGCGGTTGCGGACACTCGTGGACCGCGGGGCGGTGGAGACGAAGGAAGTGGGGTCGAACGCGCGGGTCTGGTGGCGCCGACCCGACGACGGATCGTCCGGGCAGGCGTCGCAGGACGAGGTGCACGAACGGGAACTGGAGCGACGGTCACGGATGATGGAGTCCGCCATCGACGGCATCGCCATCACCGACGACGACGGCGAGTACGTCTACGTCAACGAGAGCCACGTCGACGTGTACGGCTACGACGACGACGAGGCGTTTCTCGGCGAACACTGGGAGCTGTGTTACCCCGAGTCCGAACTCGACCGGTTCGAGGCGGAGATCATCCCGGCCCTGTACGAGGAGGGCGCGTGGCGCGGTGAAGTGACGGGGCAACGGAAGGACGGCACGACGTTCCCACAGGACCTCTCCCTGACCGTCGCCGACGACGGCGGCATCATCTGTGTCGTGCGCGACGTTACGGAGCGTAGGGCACAGGAGCGTCGACTCCACGACGCACGCCGGTTCAACGAGGAACTGGTGGAGAACGCCCCGTTCGGCACGTTCCGTCTCGACGAGGAGCTCCGGATCACCTACGAGAACCCGCGGGCCGAGGAAATCATCGGCCTCCCCGACGGAGAGGAGTCCTCCGACGCCATCGGCGCCGACATCAGTAAACTGCCGCCCATCGTCGAGACGGGGCAAGCCGACCTCTTCGCTAGCCTGCAGGACGGCGAAACCATCGAGTTCGAGTTCCCTTTCGAATCCATCTACGGCAAGGAAGCCTACTTCACCGGTCGCGCCGTCCCCGTCTACCGCGACGACGAGTTCGACGGCGCCATCCTCATGGCCACCGACATCTCCGAACGCCGGCAGTACGAACGGGAACTGCGCGAGGCCAACCAGTTCAACGAGGAACTGGTGGAGAACGCCCCGTTCGGCATGTTCCGCCTCGACGAGGACCTCCGAATCACCTACGAGAACCCGCGGGCCGAGGAGATCATCGGCCTCCCCCACGGAGAGGAGTCCTCGGACGCCATCGGCGTCGACATCCGGAAACTCCCACCCATCGTCGAGACGGGGCAAGCCGACCTCTTTTCCCGTCTCCAGGAGGGCGAGACCATCGAGTTCGAGTTCCCCTTCGAATCCATCTACGGCAAGGAGGCCTACTTCACCGGCCGAGCGGTCCCCGTCTACCGCGACGACGAGTTCGACGGCGCCATCCTCATGGCCACCGACATCTCCGAACGCCGGCAGTACGAACGGGAACTGGAGCGACAGCGCGAGCAGTTGGCGGCGCTCGACGAACTCAACGACGTGGTTCGCGGGATCACCGAGGCCGTCGTCGAACAGTCCACCCGCGAGGAGATCGAGCAGGTGGTGTGTGACCGGCTGGCGGACTCGGACTCGTACCGCGGGGCCTGGATCGCCACGGTCGATTCGGGGGCGGGGCTGGAGCCACGGGCGGAGGCAGGCGTCGACGGCTACCTCGACGCCCTCCCGTTCGCCGACGACGGGGGAGTGCCCGAGGAGGGATTGATCGGGGACGCCGTCCGGACGGGCGAGATGCAACTCGTCCGAAACGTCCGGGAGGACGGCCGCACCGACCGAATGAGCGAGGACGCCCGGGCGGTCGGCTACCGGTCGGCGGCGGTGATTCCGGTCGTCCATCAGGGCATGGTGTACGACGTACTCGGAGTGTGTTCGAAGCGGCCCGACGCGTTCGCGGAGAAGGAGCGGGAGATGCTCGGCCAGTTGGGCGACGTGATCGGACACGCCATCGCCGCGGTCGACCGCAAGCGGGCGCTCATGAGCGACGAAGTCGTCGAACTCGAGATTCGGATTCCCGAACTGCTGGACGGCGAACACACGGCCGACGACACGGTCAGCATCGACCGCGTGACGCCGATGGGTGGCGACGAGTATCTCGTGTACGGCACGGCGATGGGCGACGGCATGGAGACGGTGCGTGCGCTCGGGGAGGACCGGTCGGGGTGGACGGAACTGCGGACGTTCGACGAACGGGACGGCGAGGTGCGGTTCGAACAGCACATCGCGGACCCGTCCGTCGCCTCCATCGTCGCGGACTTCGGCGGCAGCGTCAAACGCGGGGTGATCGAGGACGGGAACTACGAGGCGAGCATCCAGTTCCCGCCGGGGACGGACGTCCGGGGAGTCGTCGAGGGACTACGGGAGGCGTATCCGCCCCTCCAGGTCGTCAGCCAGCGACAGGTGGGACGGGAGCGCCCGTCGTCCCGACACGTCCTGAGCGCACTCGCAGAGGACCTGACCGAGCGCCAGCGGGTGGCGCTCGAAGCGGGGTACTTCGGGGGCTTCTTCGAGTGGCCACGACATCGCTCCGGGGAGGAGGTGGCCGAGTCGATCGGCGTCGGCGCGTCGACGTTCCACCAACACGTCCGCAAGGCCGAGCAAAAACTCCTCGACGTGGTGTTCGCCGAACTGTGA
- a CDS encoding DUF7344 domain-containing protein codes for MDGEPRPLPGGRGRHERSSILADRRQRRVLSELASVSQPVTVDELCHRLAARDDDTAGSTLESIRIDLRHRCLPGLETAGWIERRPDGIRLDDPLFADSVPFSTPSLRDPDDTVWDVVSALLARPYRRHVLVAVAECDGPLTVEELAVELRGVVDDERTLPTSLHHIDLPKLDALGAIEYDRDGRAAEPSDRLPTYLDRLELDA; via the coding sequence ATGGACGGGGAACCGCGACCGCTCCCGGGGGGGAGGGGCCGGCACGAACGGTCGTCGATACTCGCTGACCGACGGCAGCGACGGGTTCTCTCGGAGTTGGCGTCGGTGTCGCAGCCAGTGACCGTCGACGAACTCTGCCACCGACTCGCCGCGCGCGACGACGACACGGCCGGATCGACCCTCGAATCGATTCGAATCGACCTCCGACACCGCTGTCTCCCGGGGCTGGAGACCGCCGGCTGGATCGAACGACGACCGGACGGGATTCGCCTCGACGACCCGCTGTTCGCCGACTCGGTGCCGTTCTCGACACCGTCGCTGCGGGACCCCGACGACACCGTCTGGGACGTCGTCAGCGCACTCCTCGCCCGGCCGTACCGGCGGCACGTCCTGGTGGCCGTCGCGGAGTGCGACGGGCCTCTCACCGTCGAGGAACTCGCGGTCGAACTGCGGGGGGTAGTCGACGACGAGCGGACGCTCCCGACCAGCCTCCACCATATCGACCTGCCGAAACTGGACGCGCTCGGGGCAATCGAGTACGACCGGGACGGGCGAGCGGCCGAGCCGTCCGACCGGCTGCCGACGTATCTCGATCGACTGGAACTCGACGCGTAG
- a CDS encoding A24 family peptidase: protein MLAATTDLLRLIAVPALGWAAWRDVRTRRLPNRLWYPLLVVGVFALLVDAGGHLPMATVVDRLFFVRVGVSLLILVPLAYGLWWFGGFGGADAKALMTLAVLFPTYPVFYLATDAYPLVATTLGVFSLTILTNAVLVGVAYPLYLGVRNALRGDRSLVMFVGRRTDVAALPREHGRLFEDGEGFTRHGLDIDALRMYLRWRGTTLPALRAAPERHRDPESVDETGDPTDGAVDAGDDGRSTDQTPADLDADFDADFDDPWAAERFLDDIEGSAYGTTPEKLREGLRVVTTRETVWLSPGVPFIVPVFLGLVVALTYGDLLFGLLRALGVA from the coding sequence ATGCTCGCGGCGACGACGGATCTGTTGCGGCTGATCGCGGTGCCGGCGCTCGGGTGGGCGGCGTGGCGCGACGTTCGCACCCGTCGGCTCCCGAACCGACTGTGGTACCCTCTCCTCGTCGTCGGCGTGTTCGCCCTCCTCGTCGACGCCGGCGGCCACCTCCCGATGGCGACCGTCGTCGACCGCCTCTTTTTCGTCCGCGTCGGCGTCAGCCTCCTCATCCTCGTCCCCCTCGCGTACGGTCTCTGGTGGTTCGGCGGGTTCGGCGGCGCCGACGCCAAGGCGCTGATGACACTCGCTGTCCTCTTTCCGACCTACCCCGTCTTCTATCTCGCGACCGACGCGTATCCGCTCGTCGCGACCACGCTCGGCGTCTTCTCGCTGACCATCTTGACGAACGCGGTGCTCGTCGGGGTCGCCTATCCGCTGTATCTCGGCGTCCGCAACGCTCTCCGTGGCGATCGCTCGCTCGTCATGTTCGTCGGTCGGCGGACCGACGTGGCGGCGCTCCCCCGCGAACACGGCCGCCTGTTCGAGGACGGCGAGGGCTTTACGCGGCACGGCCTCGATATCGACGCCCTGCGGATGTACCTCCGCTGGCGCGGGACGACGCTCCCGGCGCTCCGGGCCGCCCCCGAGCGACACCGCGACCCCGAGAGCGTCGACGAGACGGGTGATCCGACGGACGGCGCCGTCGACGCCGGCGACGACGGGCGGTCGACCGATCAGACGCCGGCCGACCTCGACGCCGACTTCGATGCCGACTTCGACGACCCCTGGGCCGCCGAGCGCTTCCTCGACGACATCGAGGGGAGCGCCTACGGCACGACGCCCGAGAAACTCCGCGAGGGACTGCGCGTCGTGACGACCCGCGAGACGGTGTGGCTCTCGCCGGGCGTCCCGTTCATCGTCCCCGTCTTCCTCGGCCTCGTGGTCGCCCTCACCTACGGCGACCTGCTCTTTGGCCTGTTGCGGGCGCTCGGCGTGGCGTGA
- the fer gene encoding ferredoxin Fer, with amino-acid sequence MPTVEYLNYEVLDDHGWEMDDDDLFEKAADAGLEDVDYGSLEVNEGEYVLEAAEAQGYDWPFSCRAGACANCAAIVMEGDLDMDMQQILSDEEVEEKDVRLTCIGSPAADEVKLVYNAKHLDYLQNRVI; translated from the coding sequence ATGCCCACGGTAGAATACCTCAATTACGAAGTACTGGACGATCACGGCTGGGAGATGGACGACGACGACCTCTTCGAGAAGGCGGCCGACGCCGGTCTCGAAGACGTGGACTACGGCTCGCTGGAGGTCAACGAGGGCGAGTACGTCCTCGAAGCGGCCGAGGCCCAGGGCTACGACTGGCCCTTCTCGTGCCGTGCCGGCGCCTGTGCGAACTGCGCGGCCATCGTCATGGAGGGCGATCTGGACATGGACATGCAGCAGATCCTCTCCGACGAGGAAGTCGAGGAGAAGGACGTCCGGCTGACCTGCATCGGCAGCCCGGCGGCCGACGAGGTGAAGCTCGTCTACAACGCGAAGCACCTCGACTACCTCCAGAACCGCGTCATCTAA